Proteins encoded in a region of the Mucilaginibacter sabulilitoris genome:
- the nuoF gene encoding NADH-quinone oxidoreductase subunit NuoF, with product MGRKLLLEHINVPGINTFDVYRSKGGYASVEKAIKTMSPDAIVEEVKKSGLRGRGGAGFPTGMKWSFLAKPEGVARYLVCNADESEPGTFKDRYLMTYIPHLLIEGMIVSSFALGANTSFIYVRGEMMPQIRILEKAIAEAKAKGFLGKNILGSGYDLELYVQPGGGAYICGEETALLESLEGKRGNPRIKPPFPAIAGLYGCPTVVNNVESIAAVVPIVNEGGDEYAKLGIGRSTGTKLISAGGNLKKPGVYEIDLGLPVEEFIYSDEYCGGIANGKRLKAVVAGGSSVPILPANLILKTVNNEPRLMSYESLSDGGFVSGTMLGSGGFIAYDEDACIVRNTWNFARFYHHESCGQCSPCREGTGWMEKVLHRLEYGHGRQSDMDLLVDISKKIEGNTICPLGDAAAWPVASAIRHFRDEFEWHVTNASEATTRNYGLAHYADPLPKLETA from the coding sequence ATGGGACGGAAATTACTATTAGAACATATAAACGTACCCGGCATCAATACATTTGATGTTTACCGCTCAAAGGGTGGTTACGCTTCTGTTGAAAAAGCTATAAAAACCATGTCGCCGGATGCGATAGTGGAGGAAGTAAAAAAATCTGGTTTACGTGGCCGTGGCGGCGCCGGTTTCCCTACCGGTATGAAGTGGAGCTTTCTGGCCAAGCCCGAAGGCGTAGCACGTTACCTGGTTTGTAATGCAGATGAATCGGAACCCGGTACTTTTAAAGATCGTTACCTGATGACTTATATCCCTCACCTATTAATAGAGGGGATGATCGTATCGAGCTTTGCATTAGGTGCCAATACATCGTTCATATACGTACGCGGCGAAATGATGCCGCAGATCAGGATCCTGGAAAAAGCCATTGCCGAAGCAAAAGCAAAAGGGTTTCTTGGTAAAAATATTTTAGGCTCAGGGTACGACCTCGAGCTTTATGTACAGCCCGGCGGCGGCGCTTACATCTGCGGCGAAGAAACCGCCCTGTTGGAGTCGTTGGAAGGTAAACGGGGTAACCCGCGTATAAAACCACCATTCCCGGCTATTGCTGGTTTGTATGGTTGCCCAACAGTGGTAAACAATGTGGAGTCCATTGCTGCGGTGGTACCAATTGTAAACGAAGGCGGTGATGAGTATGCCAAACTGGGCATTGGTCGCAGTACAGGTACCAAGCTGATCTCAGCTGGTGGTAACCTGAAAAAACCAGGCGTTTACGAAATTGATCTGGGCCTGCCGGTTGAAGAATTTATATATTCAGATGAGTACTGTGGGGGTATTGCCAATGGTAAACGCTTAAAGGCTGTTGTAGCCGGTGGTTCATCTGTACCTATTTTGCCAGCTAACCTGATCCTGAAGACTGTTAACAACGAGCCGCGTTTAATGAGCTATGAATCATTAAGCGATGGTGGTTTTGTGAGCGGTACCATGCTGGGTTCAGGTGGTTTTATAGCATATGACGAGGATGCCTGTATTGTGCGCAATACATGGAACTTCGCCCGTTTTTATCATCATGAAAGCTGCGGACAATGTTCGCCTTGCCGTGAGGGTACCGGATGGATGGAGAAGGTATTGCACCGCTTAGAGTACGGTCATGGCAGGCAAAGCGATATGGACCTGCTGGTTGATATTTCTAAAAAGATTGAAGGTAATACGATTTGTCCGCTGGGTGACGCGGCAGCCTGGCCGGTGGCCAGCGCCATACGCCATTTCAGGGATGAGTTTGAATGGCACGTAACAAACGCAAGTGAAGCCACAACAAGGAACTACGGATTAGCACATTACGCAGATCCGTTACCGAAGTTGGAGACAGCGTAA
- a CDS encoding NADH-quinone oxidoreductase subunit J family protein → MSTFYFIAFLSIFFSILVISAKNPVHSILYLVLTFFMFTIQYILLNAQFLAIVNFIVYMGAILVLFLYTLMLINLNKESEPIKPFMVKAAGVVGGGILIVALVASLKSMGVSNPVVLKDPGLGLVKNLGKVLFNEFLLPFEVSSILLLSAMVGAVLLATKDPKAA, encoded by the coding sequence ATGAGTACATTTTACTTCATCGCGTTTTTGTCCATATTCTTTTCGATACTGGTTATCTCGGCCAAAAATCCGGTACATAGTATCCTTTATCTGGTACTGACCTTTTTTATGTTCACCATTCAATACATTTTATTGAACGCGCAGTTTTTGGCGATAGTGAACTTTATAGTGTATATGGGGGCTATACTGGTATTGTTCCTGTACACGCTGATGCTCATTAACCTGAATAAGGAAAGCGAACCTATAAAACCCTTCATGGTAAAAGCTGCCGGTGTAGTTGGCGGTGGCATTTTGATAGTGGCGCTGGTAGCTTCATTAAAATCGATGGGCGTTTCAAACCCGGTTGTTTTGAAAGATCCAGGTTTGGGCCTGGTAAAAAACTTAGGTAAAGTATTGTTTAATGAATTTTTACTGCCATTTGAAGTATCGTCAATATTGCTGTTATCGGCAATGGTAGGCGCGGTTCTGCTGGCTACAAAAGACCCTAAAGCTGCATAA
- a CDS encoding 2Fe-2S iron-sulfur cluster-binding protein — MKVTIDGIPVEVEPGTTILNAARQIGGDIVPPAMCYYSKLEGSGGKCRTCLVKVSKGSEKDPRPMPKLVASCRTTVMDGMEVQNITSPEVIEARKGVVEMLLINHPLDCPVCDQAGECHLQDLGFEHGAAKTRYEFDRRTFEKIDIGDKIQLHMTRCILCYRCVFTADQITNTRLHGILNRGDHSEISTYISKAIDNDFSGNIIDVCPVGALTDKTFRFKNRVWFTKPVDAHRDCDKCCGKTTLWYKGEDVIRVTGRKDVYGEVEEFICNTCRFDKKKTADWVIEGPRKISHKSVISSNHYEFTPLPVVKTNPVLMEANKEQFERDTRL, encoded by the coding sequence ATGAAAGTAACAATAGACGGGATACCCGTTGAAGTAGAACCAGGAACAACCATACTTAATGCCGCAAGGCAGATAGGTGGCGATATTGTTCCGCCTGCTATGTGCTATTACTCCAAGCTTGAAGGCAGTGGCGGTAAATGCCGCACCTGTTTGGTTAAGGTAAGCAAGGGCTCTGAAAAAGACCCTCGTCCTATGCCAAAGCTTGTTGCCTCATGTCGTACCACCGTTATGGATGGCATGGAAGTGCAAAATATTACATCGCCTGAGGTGATTGAAGCCCGTAAAGGCGTAGTAGAAATGCTGTTGATCAATCACCCGCTTGATTGCCCTGTGTGCGACCAGGCCGGCGAATGCCACCTCCAAGACTTAGGTTTTGAACACGGCGCTGCTAAAACCCGTTACGAATTTGACCGCCGCACGTTTGAAAAGATAGACATTGGCGATAAAATTCAGCTGCATATGACCCGCTGTATTCTGTGCTATCGCTGCGTATTCACTGCTGATCAGATCACCAACACCCGTTTGCATGGTATCCTGAACAGGGGCGATCATTCTGAGATCTCTACTTACATCTCTAAAGCTATTGATAACGATTTTTCAGGTAACATAATTGATGTTTGCCCGGTAGGCGCGTTAACCGATAAAACTTTCCGCTTTAAAAACCGTGTTTGGTTCACCAAACCGGTTGATGCCCACCGCGATTGCGATAAATGCTGTGGCAAAACAACTTTATGGTATAAAGGCGAAGATGTGATCAGGGTAACCGGGCGTAAGGATGTTTATGGCGAGGTAGAGGAGTTTATTTGCAATACCTGCCGTTTTGATAAAAAGAAAACAGCCGACTGGGTAATTGAAGGCCCGCGTAAGATATCACATAAATCGGTTATCAGCTCAAATCATTACGAATTTACACCGCTGCCGGTAGTTAAAACCAACCCGGTACTGATGGAAGCGAACAAAGAACAATTTGAAAGGGACACACGCTTATAA
- a CDS encoding NADH-quinone oxidoreductase subunit B, which produces MSDIQIVDAPAGVEGAGFFATSLDKVIGIARSNSLWPLPFATSCCGIEFMATMASHYDLSRFGAERLSFSPRQADLLMVMGTIAKKMAPVLRQVYLQMAEPRWVMAVGACASSGGIFDTYSVLQGIDEVIPVDVYVPGCPPRPEAIIDGFINIQKLVQTESLRRRNEPKYQELLAKYGIQ; this is translated from the coding sequence ATGAGTGATATTCAAATAGTTGATGCTCCCGCTGGAGTTGAAGGCGCCGGATTTTTTGCTACCTCGCTTGATAAAGTTATAGGCATAGCACGCTCAAATTCATTATGGCCCCTGCCATTTGCTACCTCATGCTGTGGCATCGAGTTTATGGCTACCATGGCATCTCATTATGACTTGTCGAGATTTGGAGCCGAGCGTTTAAGCTTTTCGCCCCGTCAGGCCGATCTTTTAATGGTTATGGGAACCATAGCAAAAAAAATGGCCCCTGTACTCAGGCAGGTGTATCTGCAAATGGCCGAACCCCGCTGGGTTATGGCTGTTGGAGCATGTGCATCGAGCGGCGGTATATTTGATACTTACTCTGTTTTACAGGGTATAGATGAAGTGATACCAGTTGATGTTTACGTGCCCGGTTGCCCGCCCCGCCCCGAAGCTATTATTGATGGCTTTATCAATATTCAGAAACTGGTACAAACGGAATCATTACGTCGTAGAAACGAGCCTAAGTATCAGGAATTATTAGCTAAATACGGAATTCAATAA
- the nuoH gene encoding NADH-quinone oxidoreductase subunit NuoH, whose translation METTDLIFRIILIVIIFAISLVVAMYSTYAERKVAAFFQDRIGPNRAGPWGILQPLADGGKMFLKEEIIPTNATPFLFIVGPSLAILTACIGSAVIPWGQKMIIGGHTFDLQVTDINVGVLYIFGVVSLGVYGVMIGGWASNNKYSLLGAIRAASQNISYEISMGLSIIALLMLTNTLSLREIAEQQHGWHWNVLRQPLGFVLFIVCAFAETNRTPFDLPECETELVGGYHTEYSSMKLGFYLFAEYINMFISSAVMATLYWGGYNYPGMDWVAAHTGPALGPLIGVGVFFLKIFLFIFFFMWVRWTIPRFRYDQLMDLGWKILIPLAIANIVLTGLVSTALTHFGF comes from the coding sequence ATGGAAACTACTGACTTAATATTTAGGATTATACTGATCGTGATCATTTTCGCTATCAGCCTTGTTGTGGCCATGTATTCTACCTATGCCGAGCGTAAGGTTGCCGCGTTTTTCCAGGATAGGATTGGCCCAAACCGTGCCGGTCCGTGGGGTATTTTACAACCGCTGGCCGATGGTGGTAAAATGTTCCTGAAAGAAGAGATCATTCCTACTAATGCAACACCGTTTCTGTTCATTGTTGGCCCGTCACTGGCTATATTAACAGCCTGTATAGGTTCGGCGGTTATTCCATGGGGGCAAAAGATGATCATTGGCGGTCATACTTTTGATTTACAGGTTACTGATATTAATGTTGGTGTGCTATATATTTTCGGCGTGGTATCATTAGGCGTATATGGCGTAATGATAGGCGGATGGGCATCAAATAATAAATACTCATTGCTTGGCGCTATCCGCGCGGCATCACAAAATATAAGCTACGAAATTTCAATGGGTTTATCCATCATAGCATTGCTGATGCTTACCAATACTTTGAGCTTACGCGAAATTGCCGAGCAGCAACATGGCTGGCACTGGAACGTACTACGACAACCACTGGGGTTTGTACTGTTTATTGTTTGCGCTTTTGCCGAAACCAACCGTACGCCCTTTGATTTGCCTGAGTGCGAAACCGAACTGGTGGGTGGTTACCATACTGAGTATTCATCCATGAAACTTGGTTTTTACCTGTTTGCAGAGTATATCAATATGTTCATATCATCGGCGGTGATGGCAACCTTATACTGGGGTGGTTATAACTATCCGGGCATGGATTGGGTTGCTGCTCATACTGGACCGGCTTTGGGACCGCTTATCGGAGTTGGCGTATTCTTTTTAAAAATATTCCTGTTCATCTTCTTTTTCATGTGGGTACGTTGGACAATACCGCGTTTCCGTTATGATCAGCTGATGGATTTGGGCTGGAAGATATTGATACCATTGGCCATTGCCAACATTGTACTTACCGGATTGGTAAGCACAGCACTTACACACTTTGGATTTTAA
- a CDS encoding NuoI/complex I 23 kDa subunit family protein yields MESLSNKKKVLEVKPLNFLERAYLPAIMGGLATTMKHFFKKPVTISYPEEKREFSENFRGMHSLKRDENGKERCTACGLCALSCPAEAITMTAAERQPGEEHLYREEKYAAVYEINMLRCIFCGLCEEACPKEAIYLDGDIVPADYLRKDFIYGKDKLVEAPLNQ; encoded by the coding sequence ATGGAATCATTAAGCAATAAGAAAAAAGTACTGGAGGTTAAGCCACTCAATTTTTTAGAGCGCGCTTACCTGCCTGCCATTATGGGCGGCCTTGCCACTACCATGAAACACTTTTTCAAAAAGCCGGTAACCATCAGTTATCCTGAAGAAAAACGTGAATTTTCTGAAAACTTTCGTGGTATGCACTCGCTTAAACGCGACGAGAATGGTAAGGAACGCTGCACTGCCTGCGGATTGTGCGCCCTCTCATGCCCGGCAGAAGCCATCACCATGACAGCTGCCGAACGCCAGCCGGGCGAGGAGCATTTGTATCGTGAAGAAAAATATGCTGCCGTTTATGAAATAAACATGCTGCGCTGCATTTTCTGCGGCTTGTGCGAAGAGGCGTGCCCGAAAGAAGCTATTTATCTTGACGGTGATATTGTACCTGCCGACTACTTACGCAAGGATTTTATTTACGGTAAAGACAAATTAGTAGAGGCGCCCTTAAATCAATAA
- a CDS encoding NADH-quinone oxidoreductase subunit D: MQNHPVYTDNDPQSELSTLNLGPTHPATHGVFQNVLQLDGERIVSGVSTIGYIHRAFEKIAEHRPFYQITPLTDRLNYCSSPINNMGWHMTVEKLLGIQTPKRVDYLRVIIMELARISDHIICNGVLGVDTGAFTGFLYMMEHRESIYEIYEEICGSRLTTNIGRIGGFERNFNTIAFAKLRAFLKNFPVTLKEFESLFNRNRIFVDRTKDVAAVTAETALSYSWTGPLLRAAGVDYDVRAMNPYSSYEDFDFEVPVGTNGDVYSRFLVRNEEMWQSLRIIEQALVKLEKEPTDIFHADVPEFYLPPKEEVYNNMEALIYHFKIVMGEIPTPNTEVYHSVEGANGELGFYLVNDGGRSPYRLHFRRPSFINYQMYAPMSRGMLLSDAIINMSSLNVIAGELDA; this comes from the coding sequence ATGCAAAATCATCCTGTATATACAGACAACGATCCGCAAAGCGAACTTTCAACCCTAAACCTGGGGCCAACACACCCTGCAACCCATGGCGTGTTTCAAAATGTGCTGCAGCTTGATGGCGAAAGAATTGTAAGCGGCGTATCAACCATAGGCTATATACACCGCGCGTTTGAAAAAATTGCCGAACACAGGCCGTTTTACCAGATCACCCCGCTTACCGACCGTTTAAACTATTGCTCATCGCCCATTAACAACATGGGCTGGCATATGACCGTTGAAAAACTGCTGGGTATCCAAACCCCAAAACGTGTTGACTATCTGCGTGTAATTATCATGGAGCTTGCCCGTATATCTGACCACATCATCTGTAATGGTGTATTGGGGGTTGATACCGGCGCATTTACAGGTTTCCTGTACATGATGGAGCACCGGGAATCTATTTATGAAATATATGAGGAGATCTGCGGATCGCGCCTCACCACCAATATAGGTCGTATAGGCGGTTTTGAACGTAACTTTAATACCATAGCTTTTGCCAAATTGCGTGCGTTTTTAAAGAACTTCCCTGTTACGCTGAAAGAATTTGAGTCGCTGTTTAACCGTAACCGCATTTTTGTTGACCGCACTAAAGATGTGGCTGCTGTTACTGCCGAAACTGCGTTAAGCTATAGCTGGACAGGTCCTTTGCTACGTGCTGCCGGCGTTGATTATGACGTAAGGGCGATGAACCCGTACTCATCATACGAAGATTTTGATTTTGAAGTACCTGTTGGTACCAATGGAGATGTTTATAGCCGCTTTTTGGTGCGTAACGAAGAAATGTGGCAGAGCTTGCGCATTATTGAACAAGCCCTGGTAAAACTGGAGAAAGAGCCAACGGATATTTTCCATGCCGATGTGCCTGAGTTTTATCTGCCCCCCAAGGAAGAAGTTTATAATAACATGGAAGCGCTCATTTATCACTTTAAAATTGTGATGGGCGAGATACCAACCCCGAATACCGAAGTATATCATTCGGTTGAGGGCGCCAATGGCGAACTGGGCTTTTACCTGGTGAATGATGGCGGGCGCAGCCCGTACCGCTTGCACTTCCGCAGGCCGAGCTTTATCAATTACCAGATGTATGCACCAATGAGCCGCGGTATGTTATTATCAGACGCTATTATTAACATGAGTAGTTTAAACGTTATAGCCGGAGAGTTAGATGCTTAG
- the nuoL gene encoding NADH-quinone oxidoreductase subunit L → MDKYIWLIPILPLAGFIINGLGRNSLSKNVIGFIGSLLVLVSFGLSLAVFFQIKSTGHPVNVTYFDWISVGALKIPFAFLVDQLSAIMLLIITGVGFLIHLYSIGYMHHDNGFGKFFAYLNLFVFFMLLLVMGSNYLIMFIGWEGVGLCSYLLIGFWYTNPSYADAAKKAFIMNRIGDLGFLLGVFLIIYAFGSIEFATIFPKAATMKVGSAPFFTITILLFVGAVGKSAQLPLFTWLPDAMAGPTPVSALIHAATMVTAGIYMIARSNIFYTLSPDTMEIVAIIGLATALFAALIALTQTDIKKVLAYSTVSQLGYMFLGLGVGAYTGAFFHVLTHAFFKALLFLGAGSVIHAMSDEQDMRKMGGLKGKIKITFATMLIGTIAISGIPPFSGFFSKDEILAHAYAHSTTFYVIGVFTAMLTSFYMFRMLYLTFYGKFRGTHEQEHHVHESPASMTIPLVVLAILSIVGGFIGVPEVLGGHHELEHFLAPVFEKSNAILGEHHLEANTEFMLMGISVVLALVAMIYAYFKYVKGGSVPAADTEERPALTSLSYNKFYIDELYDMIIRKPLDFLSNFFYNVVDRLGIDGLVNGIGKGTVETSKGLRLLQTGNVGFYIFIMVLGIIAVLAYSILGLTK, encoded by the coding sequence ATGGATAAATACATCTGGCTTATTCCTATATTACCGTTAGCCGGTTTTATTATTAACGGACTTGGCCGCAATTCATTATCGAAAAACGTAATTGGCTTTATTGGCAGCCTCCTGGTACTGGTTTCTTTTGGTTTGAGCCTGGCTGTTTTCTTCCAAATCAAATCAACAGGTCATCCTGTTAATGTTACTTATTTTGACTGGATATCAGTTGGGGCATTGAAAATACCATTCGCGTTTTTGGTTGACCAGTTAAGTGCTATCATGTTACTCATTATTACCGGTGTGGGTTTTCTGATCCATCTGTACTCTATAGGTTATATGCATCATGATAATGGCTTTGGAAAGTTTTTCGCTTACCTGAACCTGTTCGTGTTCTTTATGTTACTACTGGTAATGGGCTCAAACTACCTGATTATGTTTATTGGCTGGGAGGGTGTAGGTTTATGCTCATACCTGCTTATCGGTTTTTGGTATACTAATCCAAGTTATGCCGACGCTGCCAAGAAAGCATTTATCATGAACCGTATTGGCGACCTTGGATTTTTATTAGGCGTATTCCTGATCATATACGCATTTGGAAGCATTGAGTTTGCTACTATATTTCCAAAAGCGGCAACCATGAAAGTTGGCTCAGCGCCGTTTTTTACAATTACGATATTGCTGTTTGTAGGCGCGGTTGGTAAATCTGCCCAGTTGCCGTTGTTTACCTGGCTACCCGATGCGATGGCCGGTCCAACACCGGTATCGGCGCTGATACATGCTGCTACCATGGTAACAGCAGGTATCTACATGATTGCCCGCTCTAACATATTCTATACACTGTCTCCCGATACCATGGAGATTGTGGCGATAATTGGTTTAGCAACAGCCTTATTTGCGGCACTGATTGCCCTAACGCAGACTGACATTAAAAAGGTACTGGCTTATTCAACAGTATCGCAGTTGGGTTATATGTTTTTAGGTTTGGGCGTTGGCGCATATACAGGTGCTTTCTTCCACGTACTAACACACGCTTTCTTTAAAGCCTTATTGTTCCTTGGCGCCGGTTCGGTGATCCACGCCATGAGCGATGAACAGGATATGCGTAAAATGGGTGGTTTAAAAGGAAAGATCAAAATTACTTTTGCAACCATGCTGATTGGTACTATTGCTATATCAGGTATTCCGCCGTTCTCAGGTTTCTTTTCAAAAGACGAAATTCTGGCTCATGCCTACGCGCATAGCACAACTTTTTATGTAATAGGCGTATTTACGGCCATGTTAACTTCTTTCTACATGTTCAGGATGCTGTACCTCACGTTTTACGGTAAGTTCCGCGGTACACATGAACAAGAGCATCATGTACATGAGTCGCCTGCAAGCATGACCATTCCGCTTGTTGTGCTGGCTATACTTTCTATAGTTGGTGGTTTTATAGGCGTACCTGAAGTATTAGGCGGTCACCACGAACTGGAGCATTTCCTGGCACCGGTATTTGAAAAATCAAACGCCATACTGGGCGAACATCATTTAGAAGCTAATACCGAGTTTATGCTGATGGGTATTTCGGTAGTATTGGCTTTGGTTGCCATGATTTACGCTTACTTTAAATATGTAAAGGGAGGCAGTGTGCCGGCGGCAGATACCGAGGAGCGCCCTGCATTAACCAGCTTGTCGTACAACAAGTTTTATATTGATGAGCTTTATGATATGATCATCCGCAAGCCATTAGATTTCCTGTCGAATTTCTTTTACAATGTGGTGGACCGTTTGGGTATTGATGGTCTGGTGAATGGCATAGGCAAAGGTACTGTTGAAACCAGCAAGGGTTTGCGTTTACTGCAAACCGGAAACGTAGGTTTCTACATATTTATCATGGTGCTGGGCATTATTGCTGTATTGGCATATAGCATATTGGGATTAACTAAATAA
- a CDS encoding NADH-quinone oxidoreductase subunit C yields MAQIPNEELLKRISEKFDQQVTVVGEPYGLLTVETGREQIIDLLTFLKTDPALKFIFLTDITGVHYPEQEKPIGVIYHLHSLTTNTRIRIKVFLADGDVHIPTATVLWDGANWMERETYDLFGVLFDGHPDLRRILNVDDMTAFPMRKEFPLEDPNRVDKKDYFFGR; encoded by the coding sequence ATGGCCCAGATACCTAACGAAGAGCTTTTAAAAAGAATTAGTGAAAAGTTTGACCAGCAGGTAACTGTTGTTGGCGAACCTTATGGTTTGCTTACTGTTGAAACCGGGCGCGAACAGATTATAGATCTGCTTACTTTTTTAAAGACCGACCCAGCCTTAAAATTCATTTTCTTAACAGATATTACCGGTGTGCATTACCCTGAGCAGGAAAAACCTATTGGGGTTATTTACCATTTGCATAGCCTTACCACCAACACCCGCATCCGCATAAAAGTATTTTTGGCAGATGGTGATGTGCATATCCCTACTGCCACCGTGTTGTGGGATGGTGCCAACTGGATGGAGCGCGAAACGTATGACCTTTTTGGCGTATTGTTTGACGGCCACCCCGATTTGCGCCGTATATTAAACGTTGACGACATGACGGCTTTCCCGATGCGAAAAGAGTTTCCGCTGGAAGACCCTAACCGTGTTGATAAAAAGGATTACTTCTTCGGAAGATAA
- a CDS encoding NADH-quinone oxidoreductase subunit NuoE family protein — protein sequence MLRVEDAQVPVDFSPELISKFDDIVSRYPKGKQKSGLLPILHLVQAEFGWVSVPAMDKVAAYLEILPIEVYEVASFYTMYFLRPQGKYVLEVCRTSGCCLVGAEKIMDHIEQKLGVPEGEVTADGLFSWRGVECLAACGFGPVLQIGPEYTFYENLTNDSVDKLITDLTAKAKN from the coding sequence ATGCTTAGAGTTGAAGATGCTCAGGTACCGGTTGATTTTTCGCCGGAACTGATTAGTAAGTTTGATGATATAGTAAGCCGTTATCCCAAGGGAAAACAAAAATCGGGTTTACTGCCGATACTGCACCTGGTACAGGCTGAATTTGGCTGGGTAAGCGTACCTGCAATGGATAAGGTAGCTGCCTATCTTGAAATATTACCTATCGAGGTGTATGAAGTAGCCTCATTTTATACCATGTATTTTTTACGCCCACAGGGTAAATATGTGCTGGAGGTTTGCCGTACCAGCGGTTGCTGCCTGGTAGGAGCCGAAAAGATCATGGATCATATTGAGCAAAAGCTGGGTGTGCCAGAAGGTGAAGTAACTGCCGACGGCCTGTTTAGCTGGCGCGGTGTAGAATGTCTAGCTGCATGCGGTTTTGGCCCGGTTTTACAAATTGGCCCCGAATATACTTTCTACGAAAATTTAACCAACGATTCGGTAGATAAGCTGATAACGGACTTAACAGCAAAGGCAAAAAATTAA
- the nuoK gene encoding NADH-quinone oxidoreductase subunit NuoK, whose translation MESLINTIHAVPLNHYILLSTIIFSIGVIGVLIRRNAIVIFMSVELMLNAVNLLLTAFSVYRGDASGQVFVFFIMALAAAEVAVGLAIIVMIYRNTNSIDINVLNRLKW comes from the coding sequence ATGGAAAGTTTAATAAATACCATACACGCGGTACCGCTTAATCATTACATATTATTAAGTACCATTATTTTTTCGATAGGTGTAATTGGCGTATTGATCCGCCGCAACGCCATTGTGATATTTATGTCGGTTGAGCTAATGCTTAACGCGGTTAATTTGCTGCTTACTGCATTTTCTGTGTACAGGGGCGATGCCAGCGGACAGGTTTTCGTATTTTTTATTATGGCGCTGGCCGCAGCCGAAGTAGCGGTAGGCCTGGCTATTATAGTAATGATATACCGGAATACCAATTCCATCGACATCAACGTGCTCAACAGGCTTAAATGGTAG
- a CDS encoding NADH-quinone oxidoreductase subunit A, which produces MELQSLPVNYLPIIFQMLVAIGFVVTTMFVTHKIGPKRVTKDKLTPFESGIEVVGNARTPISIKYFLVAILFVLFDVEVIFMYPWAVNFRAMGKEGMIEMFIFMATLLLGFIYVIKKGALDWD; this is translated from the coding sequence ATGGAATTACAAAGTTTGCCGGTTAATTATTTGCCCATCATATTTCAAATGCTGGTGGCTATAGGGTTTGTGGTAACCACTATGTTTGTAACGCATAAAATTGGTCCGAAACGTGTTACCAAAGATAAGTTAACCCCGTTTGAATCGGGAATTGAGGTGGTTGGTAACGCCCGTACGCCAATTTCCATCAAATATTTCCTGGTAGCCATATTGTTTGTGCTATTTGATGTGGAAGTGATATTTATGTATCCATGGGCTGTTAATTTCAGGGCGATGGGTAAAGAGGGCATGATTGAAATGTTCATATTTATGGCTACACTTTTACTGGGTTTTATCTACGTAATAAAAAAGGGAGCTTTAGACTGGGATTGA